In the Gemmatimonadales bacterium genome, one interval contains:
- a CDS encoding leukotriene A4 hydrolase C-terminal domain-containing protein, with protein PSELLVYLQHLPRDLDAASCRWLDERLKLTARGNYEILVEWLTIALGSDYEPVFGRARDVLLKVGRMKYLRPLFGALGRHPRTRALAREIFAAAAPTYHTLSRRVVESVMEKYDG; from the coding sequence CCGAGCGAGCTGCTGGTCTACCTCCAGCACCTGCCACGGGATCTCGACGCGGCGTCGTGCCGGTGGCTGGACGAGCGCCTCAAGCTCACGGCGCGCGGCAACTACGAGATCCTGGTCGAGTGGCTCACCATCGCGTTGGGCAGCGACTACGAGCCGGTGTTCGGCCGGGCACGCGATGTGCTGCTGAAGGTCGGCCGGATGAAATACCTGCGTCCGCTGTTCGGCGCCCTCGGCCGGCACCCGCGCACCCGCGCGCTGGCCCGGGAGATCTTCGCCGCAGCGGCGCCCACCTATCACACGCTGTCTCGCCGCGTGGTCGAATCGGTGATGGAGAAATACGATGGCTGA